TCGCGGCTTGCCGGTGCCGGTGAGCGGATCGACGTTTCCGCGACCGCGCGTCCTGCCGCCACCGCTGTCCTGCCGTCGCCGTCCGCCCCTGCCGCAGCCGCCGTCCCACCGGGCTGGTGCTGCGGGTGGCGACGCCCGAGCACGCGTTCGCCTTGGCGCCGTCGCCGGTCGGAAGGCGGCACCCGGTGCTTGGGGAGTCCGGGTTCATCCCGCCGTCGAGCCTGGTCAGGACCAGTCGGAGCCGTCTCGTCGAAGGGACCCCGCCTACGTCGATCCCCGGGCGCCGACGTCGTCGGCGTCAGACGGAACGCATAACCGCCCGGCCGGACGGGTACTCCCACCCTTGAGCGCAGGAGGCCGCGCGGTCGGCCGGTGCGGAAAGGATTCTCGTCCAGCGTCTGGAGGCCTTCACCATGAGCCCGCTGTACATCGCAGAAGCCGTGTCCACCGGGCAGGGCCGAGACGGCGAGGTGCGCTCCTCGGACGGCGTGATCGACGAACGGCTGTCCAGCCCGACAGAACTGGGTGGTCCCGGCGGTGCGTACACCAACCCGGAACAGCTCTTCGCCGCGGGTTACTCCGCCTGCTTTCACAGTGCGCTGCGTGCCGCGGCGGCCAGGTCGGGAACGCCGTTGGAGCGCAGCGAGGTGACGGCGCGGGTGGGCATCGGCAAGGACGAGGCCGATGGCGGCTTCCAGCTGTCCGTCTCGTTGGAGGCGAGACTGCCCGAGTTGAGTCAGGCCCAGGCCGACGAGGTCGTCGAGGCCGCGCACACAGTCTGCCCCTACTCGAAGGCCACGCGGGGCAACATCGACATCACGGTGTCCGTCGTCGTCTAGACCGCAGGCGACCGACCTCCGTTCCATCGTGGGCATCGTGCACTCCACTGAATCCGTCACGAGAAGGTGTGAGGACCCATGAGCAAGAACTCGATCAGCAGCCCGTTGACCAGCCCACTCGGTGACGGTGAGCGTGACGTGACCTGTCACGCCCTCCAGGCCACGCTGCTCGAACTCATCGATCTGCACCTGCTGGGCAAACAGCTGCACTGGAACGTCGTCGGGGTGAACTTCCGGTCCGCGCACCTCCAGCTCGACAAGCTCGTCTCCACGGCACGTGACTTCGCCGATGACGTCGCGGAACGGATGTCGGCGCTCGCCGTGTCGCCCGACGGCCGGGCGGCCACCGTGGCGCAGGGCAGCGGACTCCGCCACGTGCATGCGGGCTGGCGTTCGGTGGAGCAGGTGGTCAACGACGTCGTCGAGGCGCTCAGCGAGGTCGTGCACCGGCTGCGGGCACGCATCGACGAGACGGAGAAGACCGACCAGGTCACGCAGGACCTGCTCATCCAGATCACCGCGAAGCTGGAGAAGGCGCGGTGGATGTGGCAGACGCAGCAGCAGAAGTAGACGACAGCCGGGAGAACGGCGAGCAGCTCGGGCCGGACGCGAACGCGTCCGGCCCGAGGCGTGTGCGGTCTCGGGACGGCCGCGCCGCGGCCGGTCGAGGTGACACCCGGGTCCCCGGCGCCCCGTCGGGAGGCCTGCGGTGTCCGCGCCCGCACCCCGTCGCCCTCGCGTAGCGGCGGACGCCCCCGCACCGCCGTGCCCGCCCGGCCTGGCCTGCCTCGGCGCCGTCGAACGCCGTCCGATCGGAGGGCGGCTGCTTCCGTCGGGTACGACGCCGAGCGCTTCGGACGGTCCTTGATCGAGCAATCCTTGACAGGCGCGACTGGTCTAGTCCATTTTCGTGATGCGGATCACCGCCGCGTCCGGTCTGCCCTGTCAAGGAGACGACATGCGAACTCGGGTCCGAAGTCTCATCGCCACCGCGGTGGGAATCCTGTTCCTACCCCTGATCGGAGGCGGTCCAGCGGTGGCGGATCAAGCCCCCGCACCCGGTGCGACACAGGCCTGCGCGGCGCCCGCCTGGAACGCGGGAATCGCCTACGTGGCAGGCGATCGGGTCTCGCACGGCGGCGCCGAGTGGCGCGCCAAGTGGTGGACACAGGGCGAGACGCCCGGAACCACCGGCGAGTGGGGCGTCTGGGAACACCTCGGCGCCTGCGGCGGGCCGGAGGAGCCGGGTGAGCCCGCCGACCCGGGTGCCATCGCGGTGGCGCCCTACCTCTACTACGGCTGGGGCAACCCGCCGAGCGCCGTCGAGGTCATGAACGCGACGGGCGTCGAGTGGTTCACGATGGCCTTCATCCTGTCCTCGGGCGGCTGCACCCCGTCCTGGGACGGCCAGCGACCGCTCACCGGCGGGATCGACGAACAGCGCATCGACGAGATCCGCGCGGCGGGCGGCGACGTCATCCCGTCCATCGGCGGCTGGAACGGCAACAAGCTCGGCGAGTCCTGTCAGGACGCCGCCTCGCTGGCCGCCGCCTACCAACAGGTCATCGACGCGTTCGACCTCAAGGCGATCGACCTCGACATCGAGAACACCGAGTTCTACGGCGAGGTCACGCAGCAGCGCAACATCGACGCGCTGTCGATCATCGCCAGAGACAACCCGGATCTGCTCATCTACATCACCATGGGCACCGCCGTCTCCGGCCCGGACTCCAACGGGCGCCGGCTGATCCAGAAGGGCGCCGCGGCAGGCCTGGACGTGGACGGCTGGACGATCATGCCCTTCAACTTCAACGGCAGCAGCGAGATGGGACAGGACTCCATCCGCGCCGCCGAAGGCCTGCAGGACGCCGTGCGCGCCGCCTACGGCTACTCCGAGACCGAGGCCTATCAGCGCATCGGCATCTCCTCGATGAACGGCATGACCGACCAGGGCGAGACCGTGACCCAGCAGCACTTCCGCGAGATGCTCGGGTATGCACAGCAGCACGGGCTCGCCCGGCTCACCTTCTGGTCGGTCAACCGGGACCGACCGTGCACCGGGGGCGACGTCTCGGCATGCAGCGGCATCGGGCAGCGGCCCTGGGAGTTCACCGGCATCCTCGCCGAATACCTGGACTGACGTCGACCGCGGCACCGGCATGGCCGCCTCGCCACCGCCCGTTCGCGGACGGGGCGAGGCGGCCTTCCGCCACCGCGACGCGTCTCAGACGACCGGGGAGGCCAGCCCCAGTGCCCGCCGGGCGAAGTGCACCTCGGCGACCCGCTGCCGCAGCGACTCCGAGATGACCAGCGACCCGTGCCCCGCGTCGAAGCGGTACACCTCATAGCCCACGCCGCGCTCCGCCAGTCGATCCAGGTAGTTGTCGATCTGCCGGATCGGGCAGCGCGGATCGTTCTCACCCGCGAGCACCAGCACCGGGGCGCGCACCTCGTCCACATAGGTCAGCGGCGAGCACTCCCGGTACCGATCGGGCACCTCGGCGGGCGACCCGCCGAACAGCGCGCGGTCGAAGGCACGCAGCGGTTCCATCTCGTCCTCGTAGGCCGCCAGGTAGTCGGCGACCGGAACCGCCGCGACACCCGCCGCCCAGCGCTCCGGTTGCGTGCCCAGCGCGAGCAGCGTGAGGTAGCCGCCCCAGGAGCCGCCCTCCACCACGCACTTCGCCGGATCGGCCAGCCCCGTGCGCACCGCCCAGTCGTGGACCGCGGCGACGTCCTCCAGCTCGGTGAGGCCGGGCCTGCCCTCGATGGCGTCGCGCCACTGGGACCCGTACCCGGTCGAGCCTCGATAGTTGACGTGCACCACCACGAAACCCGCGTCGACCCAGAGCGCCCGGTGCGCCGAGAACCGGTCCTCGTCCTCCGCGTGCGGCCCGCCGTGCAGGCTGAACAGCGTGGGCAGCGGCCCGTCGGGTGCATCGGCGGGGCGGGTCACCAGGGCGTGGATCTCACCGCCGGGGCCGGGCACGAACGCGTCGGTCAGTGCCACCGACGGCGGTGCGGGCTCCCCGGGCGGCGTCAGGACGACCTGGTCCGTGCCGTCGGTGAACAGGGCGCGCACCACGGACGGCGAGTGCGAACTGGACCACCCGTACTCCACGGTGCCGTCCGGACGGACGGCGGCCGAGCCGACCGTGCCCGGTCGGGTGTTCAACCGGGTCAGCGTCCCCTCGGCGAGGTCGTAGCGGTACAGCTCGCCGCGTGCCCGGTACTGGTGCGAGATGAGCAGCGAGCGGCCGTCCGGGTACCAGTCCGCCGACAGCTCGCCGGGCAGATCGAGATGCAGCTCCGTCTCGGTGTCGGTGGCGAGGTCCCAGATCAGCAGTTCGGGCCTGCCGCGACGCTCGTGTGACACCAGCAGCCGCTGATCGCCCGCGATCGGCGGGAACACGATCGCGTCGAGTCCCTTGCCCTCACCGTCCCACTTCTCGGCCACCACCGTGTTGTCCTCCTCGCGCGAACCGTCGCCGAGGCGCAGCACACGCAGTGCGGGATGCCGGGAGTCGCCGTGCTCGGAATGCGAGATCGCCAGCAGCGTCTCGTCGTAGGACAGTGCCGCGGCACCGGCGTCGTGCTCACTCTGGTAGACGATGGTCGCGCCGCCGCGCTCGCCCTGAACGCCTCGGTTCACCCAGATCGTCGTGCCGTCGTCGGTCGCCGTGGCGGAGGCGACCAGGTCGCTGCCGATCTCCAGGCCCGCCGGGTAGCCGTCGTGCACCCCCGGCAGGGCCTGCTGCGGCTCTTCGCCGGGCGCCCGACCGCCGAAGGGCTCGACCATCCACTGGCCGAACTCGTCGCCGTCGGTGTCTGCGAACCACCAGATCGTCTCGCCGTCGGGGCTCAACGTGGCATGACTCGTCCCGTTAGGACGGTCGGTCACCTGCCGATGGGTGTCGGTGGCGCGGTCCCAGGCGTAGACCTCCCAGACACCACTGATGTTGGACACGTACAGGTTTCGATCGGGCGCCAGTCGGGCCCAGTCCGGCGTCGAATTGCGCGCCGAGGTGAATCTGGCGCGCCATCGGGCCTCGGCCTCGGGGTCGGTGAAGAGCTGATCGGGAATCTCGGCGTGGGGGTGGATGCTCACCACGCCGATACTGCCGGACGCGAGGGCGTCTTCGGCGCCGGCCCGCACCGCCGGTTCGGGCGGGCGTGGTGCGACTCGGCGCGAGAAGCCGGGCGGCAGCGGCGGAGACGGCCGTGCCCCGCCTCCCCGACATCGCCCGCAGGACCGCGAGCCTGCTCGGTCCGGCGGACCGGGCTCGGCCCGCGAACCGAGCCTTTTTGGCGCACCAGCCCGGCGAACAGGCCGCCGGCCCGGCCCGATGACGATCAGGCCTTCGGCCACCATCGAAGATCACTCGGCTGTATTCGGTGAGCCACCGTCGGGCGGCGGTCGGCCACGCTCGTTCCCGCGCGCGGGCACGGGATCGCTGGGAGGACGGCGTCAGAGCCGTCGGGCCGTCCTGAACGGCCCCGGCGAGGTGATCGCCGGGGCCGCGGGCCGCGTGTCGTCACTCGACCCGACGCGAACCGGGCTGACAGGCCGCTACTGCAGACTGATCAGGAAGTCGAAGAGACCCCTGGTGATTCGAGTCCCCTTGTTGTAAGCGACGTTGCTCGTCCCATAGGCGTGAATCGCGATCGCGAGCTGACTCCCCGAATCGACGATGAAGACCGGAGATCCGCTCTGGCCACCACTGGTGTCGATGGTGTAGAAGAGCTGGTTTCCGGCGGTCTGGCGAATCGGCTCGCCATGCGTCCACATGGTGTTCACGGGCCGCTTCTCGGCGGGATAACCACGAACGTTGGCGTACTGGTCGTTGAAAGAGCCCGTCTGCCACCGCATTCCGATCCAACCGGTGGTGTTCCCGATCTTGCAGTTCAGCCGGATGGCTCCCCAGTCCTGCCTCGGGTCGGCCGACTCCGTCCAGGCGACGTCCGTCCACAGCTGCGTGGCCGAGCAGGTCCCGTAGGGGTACGAGGTTCCGTTCTGGCCGGGTGACACTCGGACGTTGCTGTAGAACGCCGTCCCCCGGCCGGTCCCACCCGGGTGGATGCAGTGGCCTGCGGTCACGACGAGGTCGGGTCCGAAGAGGAAACCGCTACAGGTTCCTCCGCTGGAGCTGACCCTGGCGAAGCTGCGGTTCGGGAACGCCGTGGTCCCGTTGACGCGAGTGCGCTGATCGGTTCCGAACACCGACGACGGCTGCCAGACGGGGTCGCCTGTCGGCACAGGATCGAAGGAGACGTTCGGCCCCGCGTCGGCGATGTCGCCGGTGCCGTGGAACCCCTCCGTCGAGGTCACGCCCGACGAGGCGATGCTCGTGGGCAGGAAGAACTCGTCGGCGGGTCCGTCGACGTCTTGACCGATCGGCTGGGCCTCGGTGTACTCGGTGTACTCGGTGGCGATACCGGAGGCCTCATCGGCCTGCGCGGTCGTCGTCACGGTCAGTGTGGGAATGACGGCCATGCACAACAGTGCGGCCACGGTTCTCGTCTTGATCTGCATTCCAGTGATCCCCCAGTGCCTCATCGGCATGCACGGTCTTCCCGGCAAGCCTGATCCGCCCGCCGAGAACCGTAGAAGAATATCAGCCAGTTGATCACTGATAATCAGGCTTTCGGCGCCGTCCGAAACGCGCTGAGGCGAATGCCGGATACGGCCGGGTGTCTGAATAGGGCGAAATCCGTCATCCGTGGTGCGCACCACGTACGACTCGAACACGGCCGCCGGGACGCCTGCTCCGGTCGAAGCACCGGGTGAGTGCCATGATTCGCTTGGCGACCGCGTCTCGGCAGACACCGACACACCCGCGCGGCCGGCGGGCGCCGTGTTCGCTCGCCGGCCGCCGGTCGGTCACCCGCTCGCCGCTTACGCGACGACGATGGTCACCGAGGCCGTCTCGGCCTTCTCGGCACGAACCGCGTCGCTCGTGCCGCTCAGCGAGTCATGGTCGGCGGAGGCATCCGGATGCGCCTCGGAGTCGCACGTGGTGGAGAAGGTGTAGGTCCCCGAGGGCAGCGTCCAGGCGAAGGCGCCGTCCGCGTCGGAGAAGACGGCCAGCTCCGGGATCTCGACGGCGCCGTCCACCGACTCGGGAGTGATCAGGCACCCCGGGACCGCCTCGCCGCTCACCGTCTCCACCCGGCCCGCGAAGGTCGCGCTG
This genomic stretch from Actinoalloteichus hoggarensis harbors:
- a CDS encoding organic hydroperoxide resistance protein produces the protein MSPLYIAEAVSTGQGRDGEVRSSDGVIDERLSSPTELGGPGGAYTNPEQLFAAGYSACFHSALRAAAARSGTPLERSEVTARVGIGKDEADGGFQLSVSLEARLPELSQAQADEVVEAAHTVCPYSKATRGNIDITVSVVV
- a CDS encoding Dps family protein; this translates as MSKNSISSPLTSPLGDGERDVTCHALQATLLELIDLHLLGKQLHWNVVGVNFRSAHLQLDKLVSTARDFADDVAERMSALAVSPDGRAATVAQGSGLRHVHAGWRSVEQVVNDVVEALSEVVHRLRARIDETEKTDQVTQDLLIQITAKLEKARWMWQTQQQK
- a CDS encoding carbohydrate-binding protein, translated to MRTRVRSLIATAVGILFLPLIGGGPAVADQAPAPGATQACAAPAWNAGIAYVAGDRVSHGGAEWRAKWWTQGETPGTTGEWGVWEHLGACGGPEEPGEPADPGAIAVAPYLYYGWGNPPSAVEVMNATGVEWFTMAFILSSGGCTPSWDGQRPLTGGIDEQRIDEIRAAGGDVIPSIGGWNGNKLGESCQDAASLAAAYQQVIDAFDLKAIDLDIENTEFYGEVTQQRNIDALSIIARDNPDLLIYITMGTAVSGPDSNGRRLIQKGAAAGLDVDGWTIMPFNFNGSSEMGQDSIRAAEGLQDAVRAAYGYSETEAYQRIGISSMNGMTDQGETVTQQHFREMLGYAQQHGLARLTFWSVNRDRPCTGGDVSACSGIGQRPWEFTGILAEYLD
- a CDS encoding S9 family peptidase — encoded protein: MVSIHPHAEIPDQLFTDPEAEARWRARFTSARNSTPDWARLAPDRNLYVSNISGVWEVYAWDRATDTHRQVTDRPNGTSHATLSPDGETIWWFADTDGDEFGQWMVEPFGGRAPGEEPQQALPGVHDGYPAGLEIGSDLVASATATDDGTTIWVNRGVQGERGGATIVYQSEHDAGAAALSYDETLLAISHSEHGDSRHPALRVLRLGDGSREEDNTVVAEKWDGEGKGLDAIVFPPIAGDQRLLVSHERRGRPELLIWDLATDTETELHLDLPGELSADWYPDGRSLLISHQYRARGELYRYDLAEGTLTRLNTRPGTVGSAAVRPDGTVEYGWSSSHSPSVVRALFTDGTDQVVLTPPGEPAPPSVALTDAFVPGPGGEIHALVTRPADAPDGPLPTLFSLHGGPHAEDEDRFSAHRALWVDAGFVVVHVNYRGSTGYGSQWRDAIEGRPGLTELEDVAAVHDWAVRTGLADPAKCVVEGGSWGGYLTLLALGTQPERWAAGVAAVPVADYLAAYEDEMEPLRAFDRALFGGSPAEVPDRYRECSPLTYVDEVRAPVLVLAGENDPRCPIRQIDNYLDRLAERGVGYEVYRFDAGHGSLVISESLRQRVAEVHFARRALGLASPVV
- a CDS encoding trypsin-like serine peptidase; the encoded protein is MQIKTRTVAALLCMAVIPTLTVTTTAQADEASGIATEYTEYTEAQPIGQDVDGPADEFFLPTSIASSGVTSTEGFHGTGDIADAGPNVSFDPVPTGDPVWQPSSVFGTDQRTRVNGTTAFPNRSFARVSSSGGTCSGFLFGPDLVVTAGHCIHPGGTGRGTAFYSNVRVSPGQNGTSYPYGTCSATQLWTDVAWTESADPRQDWGAIRLNCKIGNTTGWIGMRWQTGSFNDQYANVRGYPAEKRPVNTMWTHGEPIRQTAGNQLFYTIDTSGGQSGSPVFIVDSGSQLAIAIHAYGTSNVAYNKGTRITRGLFDFLISLQ